Proteins co-encoded in one Synechococcus elongatus PCC 6301 genomic window:
- a CDS encoding PP2C family protein-serine/threonine phosphatase, producing MTTLPYFQPAASPASAGEGSASLSPVIALKDLVARLDREQRKAQELLASLGFALRSFTNLGQFLELIPLIASRVTDTEGSLLLTFRPDGRFWQAQLHCTDPRLAETLNRIPASLPVGTAPSGSPTEAIAEIDRQVQRCLGRNAQLFATAVLVRNQARGRLYVFSLDGQYSWNESRQKLVRLVADQTAVAIENDALTTELRQKERLDRELEIGAEIQLQLLPSQCPAIEGLEIAAACRTASRVGGDYYDFIPTRTHSDEQGRLQPDAGSPWAIAIGDIMGKGVPAGLIMTMLRGMLRAEVLNRHRPSRVLAHLNQVIYADLEHSNRFATLFYSEYDPSSRLLTFSNAAHNPPLLWQQATGTLKRLDTFGMMIGLEADNAYAEQHVQLQPGDVVLYYTDGLTDAADPRGNRFDEENVAIAFREACRRRLSAEALLADLFNRVQRFIGPDRHNEDDMTLVVLRAV from the coding sequence ATGACGACGCTCCCCTATTTCCAACCCGCGGCTTCGCCGGCTTCGGCGGGGGAAGGTTCAGCTAGCCTTTCACCAGTCATTGCCCTCAAGGATCTGGTCGCGCGCCTCGATCGCGAACAGCGCAAAGCTCAGGAATTGTTGGCCTCCCTAGGGTTCGCGCTCCGCAGCTTCACCAATTTGGGCCAGTTCCTAGAACTGATCCCACTCATTGCCAGTCGAGTCACCGACACTGAAGGCAGTCTGTTATTGACCTTTCGGCCCGACGGTCGCTTTTGGCAGGCGCAACTACACTGCACTGATCCCCGCCTTGCGGAGACCCTGAATCGAATTCCCGCAAGCTTGCCGGTTGGGACGGCTCCCAGTGGTTCCCCAACGGAAGCAATCGCTGAGATCGATCGCCAAGTGCAACGCTGTCTAGGCCGCAACGCGCAGTTATTTGCCACCGCCGTTTTGGTGCGGAACCAAGCCCGTGGACGGCTGTACGTCTTCAGCTTAGATGGCCAGTACAGCTGGAATGAATCGCGTCAAAAACTGGTTCGCTTAGTGGCGGATCAAACTGCTGTTGCGATAGAAAATGATGCGCTGACCACCGAGCTACGCCAAAAAGAACGCCTCGATCGCGAATTAGAAATTGGTGCTGAAATTCAGTTGCAATTACTGCCGAGTCAGTGCCCGGCGATTGAAGGCTTAGAAATTGCGGCGGCCTGTCGAACAGCGAGCCGCGTGGGCGGGGATTACTACGACTTCATTCCTACCCGCACCCACAGCGATGAACAGGGACGCTTGCAGCCCGATGCAGGCTCGCCCTGGGCGATCGCAATCGGCGACATCATGGGCAAAGGCGTCCCCGCTGGCTTGATCATGACGATGCTGCGCGGCATGCTGCGGGCAGAGGTGCTGAACCGGCACCGGCCCAGTCGGGTCTTGGCACACCTCAATCAGGTGATCTACGCGGACCTCGAGCATTCCAATCGCTTCGCCACGCTGTTTTACTCGGAATACGATCCCAGCTCGCGCTTGCTGACCTTTAGCAATGCGGCCCACAATCCACCCCTGCTCTGGCAACAGGCAACGGGCACCCTCAAGCGCCTCGACACCTTTGGCATGATGATTGGCCTCGAAGCCGATAATGCCTACGCCGAACAGCACGTGCAGCTTCAGCCGGGCGATGTGGTTCTCTACTACACCGATGGTTTGACCGATGCGGCTGATCCGCGGGGTAACCGCTTCGATGAGGAGAACGTCGCGATCGCCTTCCGTGAGGCTTGCCGGCGACGACTGTCAGCAGAAGCCCTCCTAGCCGACCTATTCAACCGAGTCCAGCGCTTCATTGGG
- the ftsY gene encoding signal recognition particle-docking protein FtsY gives MVFDWFRRQFNQPESLTEAPSEAAPEASEPTGEADRTPVEPPTEQQPAEAEAAPASPPAPTPTINPDYLAWAKAAYQNLKQQDHPAAVEEDPGAVSDDLAATVEPTTDDTAVTTSAPQTIAEATPELEPEPAAPAEPPSFFDLAASEREARLEQLTAEAIAEPEPEPKPQPPAIAEPSAPQGLTFDDDFVWSSEVLAAQGRRPEEISIEEIDWLSSLRRGLDKTRRSLVNQLKSAVGQGPLSADAVETIEALLLQADVGVEATDRILTQLQAKLRQEALPPEQAIAYLKQLLQQLLDQPLETSGRYILAPEKGRLNVWLVCGVNGVGKTTTIGKLAHLATKSGYRCLIAAADTFRAAAVEQVKVWGDRSEVDVIANPGQNTDPAAVVFDAIAAAQARGTELLLVDTAGRLQNKKNLMDELAKVRRIIDRKAPDAIVESLLVLDATQGQNGLRQAQVFAEAAQLSGVALTKLDSTAKGGVALAIAQDLQLPIRFLGAGERIQDLRPFSSYEFIQALLDG, from the coding sequence ATGGTTTTCGATTGGTTTCGCCGTCAGTTCAATCAACCCGAGTCCCTAACTGAGGCGCCCAGCGAGGCTGCCCCGGAGGCTAGCGAGCCGACTGGTGAGGCCGATCGCACTCCCGTAGAACCACCGACGGAGCAACAACCAGCCGAAGCCGAAGCTGCACCGGCAAGCCCTCCTGCGCCCACTCCCACAATCAACCCTGATTATTTGGCTTGGGCGAAGGCGGCTTATCAGAATCTGAAGCAGCAAGATCATCCTGCTGCCGTTGAGGAAGATCCTGGGGCGGTCTCTGACGACCTAGCCGCTACGGTTGAGCCAACAACCGACGACACAGCCGTTACGACCAGTGCACCTCAGACGATCGCTGAGGCCACTCCCGAGCTAGAACCAGAACCTGCAGCTCCGGCTGAGCCCCCTTCTTTCTTTGACCTCGCCGCCAGCGAGCGGGAAGCCCGCCTCGAACAATTAACTGCTGAAGCGATCGCGGAGCCGGAGCCAGAACCGAAGCCCCAGCCCCCTGCGATCGCAGAACCCTCAGCCCCCCAAGGGCTAACCTTTGACGATGACTTTGTCTGGTCGTCTGAAGTGCTAGCAGCTCAAGGGCGGCGTCCTGAAGAAATTTCGATCGAAGAGATCGACTGGCTGAGTAGCCTGCGGCGCGGTCTGGATAAAACCCGCCGCAGCCTCGTCAACCAACTGAAGTCTGCGGTGGGCCAAGGCCCCCTCAGCGCCGATGCAGTTGAGACAATCGAGGCACTGTTGCTACAGGCGGATGTGGGGGTCGAAGCCACTGATCGCATCCTGACGCAGCTGCAAGCCAAGCTTCGCCAAGAAGCCCTGCCACCAGAACAGGCGATCGCCTATCTCAAGCAATTGCTGCAGCAGTTGTTGGATCAACCCCTAGAAACCTCGGGGCGCTACATTCTGGCTCCTGAAAAGGGTCGCCTCAACGTCTGGCTGGTCTGCGGCGTTAATGGCGTCGGTAAGACGACGACGATTGGCAAACTCGCCCATCTGGCCACTAAGTCGGGCTATCGCTGTCTGATTGCCGCCGCTGACACTTTCCGGGCCGCTGCTGTTGAGCAGGTGAAAGTCTGGGGCGATCGCAGTGAGGTGGATGTGATTGCTAACCCCGGCCAGAACACCGACCCGGCTGCCGTCGTGTTTGATGCGATCGCGGCAGCGCAAGCGCGGGGCACTGAGCTACTGCTAGTAGATACAGCCGGTCGCCTCCAGAACAAAAAGAATTTGATGGACGAACTGGCTAAGGTCCGCCGCATTATCGATCGCAAAGCTCCAGATGCGATCGTTGAATCCCTGCTTGTCCTCGATGCCACCCAAGGGCAAAACGGGCTGCGCCAAGCCCAAGTCTTTGCCGAAGCAGCCCAACTGAGCGGGGTTGCCCTGACCAAACTGGACAGCACAGCCAAAGGCGGTGTCGCCCTCGCGATCGCCCAGGATCTCCAGCTACCGATTCGATTCTTGGGAGCAGGTGAACGGATTCAAGATCTGCGGCCTTTCTCCAGCTATGAATTCATCCAAGCGCTGTTGGATGGCTAA
- the nusB gene encoding transcription antitermination factor NusB, which translates to MQPRRIARELALLSLSQLPAKAEPPSDQMLSELLLAATRTLAAEARDHLEAASAELKQSSDRLLLSTLGSADLESSRAMLQEVIEMAQAAINRTGNALDLPEWVQLTDREEVRKFGGRLVLQVSNNRERIDRTLNDVMVDWQLHRVPRLDQDILRLAAAEILFLGTPEQVAINEAVELANRYSDEEGRRFINGVLRRLSTMLGKAARAARPSS; encoded by the coding sequence ATGCAACCCCGCCGTATTGCTCGTGAACTGGCTTTGCTCAGTTTGAGCCAGCTTCCAGCGAAAGCCGAGCCACCCTCCGACCAAATGCTCTCGGAGCTGTTGTTGGCGGCAACCCGCACCCTCGCCGCAGAAGCCCGCGATCACCTAGAAGCCGCTTCCGCAGAATTGAAGCAGAGCAGCGATCGCTTGCTATTGAGCACCTTGGGCTCTGCCGATCTGGAAAGCTCACGGGCGATGCTCCAAGAGGTGATCGAAATGGCCCAGGCTGCAATTAACCGCACCGGCAATGCCCTGGACTTGCCCGAGTGGGTGCAACTAACCGATCGCGAAGAAGTACGCAAATTTGGCGGCCGGCTAGTGCTGCAAGTCAGCAACAACCGCGAACGCATCGATCGCACCTTGAATGATGTGATGGTGGACTGGCAACTGCACCGCGTGCCCCGCCTCGACCAAGACATTTTGCGGTTAGCCGCCGCAGAAATTCTGTTCTTAGGTACCCCCGAGCAAGTGGCGATCAACGAAGCAGTGGAATTGGCCAACCGGTACAGTGATGAAGAAGGTCGCCGCTTCATCAATGGCGTGTTGCGCCGCCTCAGCACCATGCTAGGCAAAGCAGCCCGTGCGGCCCGTCCGTCTTCCTAA
- a CDS encoding DUF502 domain-containing protein: protein MSDAPNHSSLSFWQRLRQDFKNDLIAGLLVVIPLATTIWLTAVVSRWVVNLLTGIPKQVNPFNDLDPLLTNLINLGVGLTVPLTAILVIGLMARNIVGRFLLDFGERTLQAIPLAGSVYKTLKQLLETVLKDNGNRFRRVVLVEYPRKGLWSVGFVTGIVSDAIQAKRPDAALVSVFIPSTPNPTTGWYAVVCEEEELTLDMSVEDAFKILISGGIVSPKGNSPAAPLNSLPEAVEKVLVEAASSSGKGEDESGR from the coding sequence ATGTCTGACGCCCCCAATCACAGCTCTCTTAGTTTTTGGCAACGGCTGCGGCAGGATTTCAAAAATGATTTGATCGCCGGTTTGCTGGTGGTCATTCCCCTAGCAACCACAATCTGGCTGACGGCAGTGGTCTCCCGCTGGGTTGTCAACCTGCTGACAGGAATTCCCAAACAGGTCAATCCCTTCAATGACCTCGATCCTCTGCTCACCAACCTAATCAACCTAGGGGTGGGTCTGACCGTCCCCCTGACCGCCATCTTGGTGATCGGGCTGATGGCGCGCAACATCGTCGGTCGCTTCCTGCTGGATTTTGGCGAGCGCACCCTGCAGGCGATTCCCCTCGCAGGATCGGTCTACAAAACCCTCAAGCAACTGCTCGAAACGGTCCTGAAGGACAACGGCAACCGCTTTCGGCGCGTAGTGTTAGTGGAATATCCGCGCAAGGGCCTTTGGTCAGTCGGATTCGTCACTGGCATCGTCAGCGATGCGATTCAGGCCAAGCGCCCAGATGCTGCCCTCGTCAGTGTCTTTATCCCTTCGACGCCCAATCCCACCACGGGCTGGTATGCAGTGGTCTGCGAAGAGGAGGAGCTAACCCTAGATATGTCTGTTGAGGATGCCTTCAAAATTCTGATTTCCGGTGGCATCGTCTCGCCCAAAGGCAATTCGCCAGCCGCTCCCTTGAATAGCCTGCCGGAAGCGGTAGAGAAAGTGCTGGTTGAGGCCGCCAGCAGCAGTGGCAAGGGCGAAGACGAGAGCGGTCGCTAA
- a CDS encoding HpsJ family protein, translating into MAAAPSSVAPLAARALRLVGLVLVLSVLVDYVASLVGANWSEPRWYVATSSQWIDRGVVPLVGLTFWFSGDWLAQQLDPLSVTQQKLIRAIARILPLVLTVIFILAVPIHLSNAFTSQAQRLEEVQQQVQQQRQALDLQFQGAIAQQKQQLKQLFGTPGLFEQVKASGQIPADQVGELEKLVGKPEAEIDRFVDQRAAEAKQTQEAEIKANQEKQSNLIRREVTGNTIRTSLLGILLVIGYGGISWGILRQSPNHN; encoded by the coding sequence ATGGCTGCTGCACCGAGTTCCGTGGCACCGTTGGCTGCACGAGCCTTGCGGTTAGTAGGTCTCGTCCTTGTTCTCTCTGTGCTCGTTGACTATGTTGCCAGTTTGGTCGGTGCCAACTGGAGCGAACCACGTTGGTACGTGGCCACCAGCAGCCAATGGATCGATCGCGGGGTTGTGCCGCTGGTGGGCCTGACGTTCTGGTTTAGTGGCGATTGGCTCGCCCAACAACTCGATCCTTTGTCCGTCACGCAACAAAAACTGATCCGGGCGATCGCGCGGATTTTGCCCTTGGTGCTCACAGTCATTTTTATCCTGGCGGTCCCGATTCACCTCAGCAATGCCTTCACCAGCCAAGCCCAACGGCTGGAAGAAGTTCAGCAGCAGGTGCAGCAACAGCGACAAGCCCTCGATCTGCAGTTTCAAGGGGCGATCGCTCAGCAGAAACAGCAACTGAAGCAGCTATTTGGCACCCCCGGCCTGTTTGAGCAAGTCAAGGCCAGCGGCCAAATTCCGGCCGATCAAGTTGGCGAGCTCGAAAAGCTAGTAGGCAAACCGGAAGCCGAAATCGATCGCTTTGTCGATCAGCGTGCGGCAGAAGCTAAGCAAACCCAAGAAGCTGAAATCAAAGCGAACCAAGAGAAGCAATCTAACCTCATTCGCCGCGAAGTCACCGGCAATACGATCCGAACTTCGCTGCTTGGGATCCTGCTCGTCATTGGCTATGGCGGCATCAGCTGGGGCATCCTGCGCCAAAGTCCGAACCACAACTGA
- the dnaK gene encoding molecular chaperone DnaK has protein sequence MAKVVGIDLGTTNSCVAVMEGGKPTVIANAEGFRTTPSVVAFAKNQDRLVGQIAKRQAVMNPENTFYSVKRFIGRRPDEVTNELTEVAYKVDTSGNAVKLDSSNAGKQFAPEEISAQVLRKLAEDASKYLGETVTQAVIPVPAYFNDSQRQATKDAGKIAGLEVLRIINEPTAAALAYGLDKKSNERILVFDLGGGTFDVSVLEVGDGVFEVLATSGDTHLGGDDFDKKIVDFLAGEFQKNEGIDLRKDKQALQRLTEAAEKAKIELSSATQTEINLPFITATQDGPKHLDLTLTRAKFEELASDLIDRCRIPVEQAIKDAKLALSEIDEIVLVGGSTRIPAVQAIVKQMTGKEPNQSVNPDEVVAIGAAIQGGVLAGEVKDILLLDVTPLSLGVETLGGVMTKLIPRNTTIPTKKSETFSTAADGQTNVEIHVLQGEREMASDNKSLGTFRLDGIPPAPRGVPQIEVIFVIDANGILNVTAKDKGSGKEQSISITGASTLSDNEVDRMVKDAEANAAADKERRERIDLKNQADTLVYQSEKQLSELGDKISADEKSKVEGFIQELKDALAAEDYDKIRSIIEQLQQALYAAGSSVYQQASAEASANAQAGPSSSSSSSSGDDDVIDAEFSESK, from the coding sequence ATGGCCAAAGTTGTCGGAATCGACCTCGGAACCACCAACTCTTGCGTGGCTGTCATGGAGGGCGGCAAGCCCACTGTGATCGCTAATGCGGAAGGTTTTCGCACCACTCCTTCAGTCGTTGCTTTTGCGAAAAACCAAGACCGCCTCGTGGGTCAAATCGCCAAACGCCAGGCGGTGATGAACCCCGAGAACACCTTCTACTCGGTTAAGCGCTTCATCGGCCGTCGTCCGGATGAAGTCACGAACGAACTGACCGAAGTGGCCTACAAAGTCGATACTTCGGGCAATGCCGTCAAGCTGGATAGCTCCAATGCTGGCAAGCAGTTCGCTCCTGAAGAAATTTCGGCGCAGGTGCTGCGCAAACTGGCCGAAGACGCCAGCAAATACCTGGGTGAAACCGTCACCCAAGCCGTGATCCCGGTTCCGGCCTACTTCAATGACTCCCAGCGCCAAGCGACCAAAGACGCTGGCAAAATCGCCGGCCTAGAAGTGCTGCGGATCATCAACGAGCCGACGGCAGCCGCGCTGGCCTACGGTCTTGATAAGAAGAGCAACGAACGCATCCTTGTCTTTGACTTGGGCGGCGGTACTTTCGACGTCTCGGTCTTGGAAGTGGGCGACGGCGTTTTTGAAGTGCTGGCGACCTCGGGTGATACCCACCTCGGTGGCGACGACTTCGACAAAAAAATCGTTGACTTCCTGGCTGGTGAATTCCAGAAGAACGAAGGCATCGATCTGCGCAAAGACAAGCAGGCTCTGCAGCGTCTGACGGAAGCCGCTGAGAAAGCCAAAATCGAGCTGTCCAGCGCCACTCAAACTGAAATCAACCTGCCCTTCATCACGGCAACCCAAGACGGGCCGAAGCACCTCGACCTGACCTTAACCCGCGCCAAGTTTGAAGAATTGGCTTCGGATCTGATCGATCGCTGCCGGATTCCGGTGGAGCAAGCGATCAAAGATGCCAAGTTGGCCCTGAGCGAAATTGACGAAATCGTCTTGGTCGGTGGTTCGACCCGGATTCCTGCGGTGCAGGCGATCGTCAAGCAAATGACGGGCAAAGAGCCCAACCAAAGTGTCAACCCCGATGAGGTGGTGGCGATCGGTGCGGCGATTCAAGGTGGCGTCTTGGCTGGGGAAGTCAAAGACATCCTGCTGCTCGACGTGACGCCACTATCCTTGGGGGTAGAAACCCTTGGTGGCGTGATGACTAAGTTGATCCCACGCAACACCACTATCCCCACCAAGAAGTCGGAAACCTTCTCGACGGCGGCGGACGGTCAAACCAACGTCGAAATCCACGTGCTCCAAGGCGAGCGCGAAATGGCCAGCGACAACAAGAGCTTAGGAACCTTCCGGCTGGATGGCATTCCGCCGGCTCCCCGTGGCGTGCCCCAAATCGAAGTGATCTTCGTCATCGACGCTAACGGCATCCTCAATGTCACGGCCAAAGACAAAGGGTCGGGCAAAGAGCAGTCGATCAGCATCACCGGCGCTTCGACCTTGTCTGACAACGAAGTCGATCGCATGGTCAAAGACGCCGAAGCGAATGCAGCAGCGGACAAAGAACGGCGCGAACGTATCGACCTGAAGAACCAAGCCGACACGCTGGTCTATCAGTCTGAGAAACAACTCAGCGAGCTGGGTGACAAGATCTCGGCTGATGAGAAAAGCAAAGTCGAAGGCTTTATCCAAGAGCTGAAAGATGCCTTGGCTGCCGAAGACTACGACAAGATCAGGTCGATCATCGAGCAACTGCAGCAAGCTCTCTACGCCGCTGGCAGCAGCGTCTACCAGCAGGCTAGCGCTGAAGCTTCGGCCAACGCCCAAGCCGGTCCTTCCTCGTCCTCGAGCAGCAGCTCTGGCGATGATGATGTGATTGACGCAGAGTTCTCTGAGTCGAAGTAA
- a CDS encoding shikimate dehydrogenase produces MSALTGRTRLLGIIGDPIEHSLSPLIQNAAIAELGLDYCYVPFPVKGADLATALAGLAAIGVQGFNVTIPHKQAVMPLLSQVSELAQSVGSVNTVWQTEQGWVGTNTDVLGFLAPLQTLRSDWSGCRVVLLGCGGAARAVVAGCLQLGCSAIATVVRDAQKGDAFQQSWGDRADSLTIHDWSDIPDVLSTADLVVNTTPLGMDPHIERSPLDNSAAQQLRPETIAYDLIYTPSPTRFLQQAIAQGCHAIDGLEMLVQQGAAGLKIWTGAEAVPVDTMRSVLNAHLGLA; encoded by the coding sequence ATGTCTGCTCTCACCGGTCGTACTCGCTTGCTCGGCATTATTGGCGACCCGATCGAACATTCCCTATCGCCGTTGATCCAAAATGCCGCGATCGCAGAGCTGGGCTTGGACTACTGCTATGTGCCCTTTCCGGTTAAGGGTGCAGATCTGGCGACGGCTCTGGCGGGCTTGGCTGCGATCGGGGTGCAGGGCTTCAACGTCACCATCCCCCATAAGCAAGCCGTGATGCCGCTCCTCAGCCAAGTTTCAGAACTGGCGCAGTCGGTGGGTTCGGTCAACACCGTTTGGCAGACTGAGCAGGGCTGGGTGGGCACTAATACAGATGTGCTGGGATTCCTTGCGCCGCTACAAACCCTGCGCAGCGATTGGTCCGGCTGTCGAGTCGTACTGCTGGGCTGCGGTGGTGCGGCTCGGGCGGTCGTTGCCGGTTGCCTCCAACTGGGGTGCAGTGCGATCGCAACGGTGGTTCGGGACGCCCAGAAAGGAGACGCTTTTCAGCAGAGCTGGGGTGATCGCGCTGATTCTCTGACGATCCATGACTGGTCAGACATTCCAGATGTACTCAGCACTGCGGACTTAGTCGTCAACACCACACCGCTAGGCATGGACCCGCACATTGAGCGATCGCCCCTTGATAATTCAGCCGCTCAGCAATTGCGGCCAGAAACGATCGCCTACGACCTGATTTACACGCCCAGCCCGACCCGCTTTTTGCAACAGGCGATCGCCCAAGGCTGCCACGCGATCGATGGGCTAGAAATGCTGGTTCAGCAGGGTGCAGCTGGCCTCAAAATTTGGACAGGTGCAGAAGCGGTTCCCGTCGATACGATGCGATCGGTGCTCAACGCCCATCTGGGTTTGGCCTAA
- a CDS encoding response regulator transcription factor yields MTTAIVHVIEGNPQLRSLLRWHLSQLGLEVGLAAGLSEARQLLRSQCPSLIVLAIDLPDGSGLEYCRWLQAQDLAALILMISARSSEADVVAGLQAGADDYLKKPFGLQEFLARVQALLRRQRPQPLSRLEFGDLVVDLVQRRVEHHGRAIDLTPQEFSLLYVLVQAQGQPLSRSDLLQRAWPNAIDNPRTVDTHILSLRKKLEQNPQAPQLLQTVRNVGYRFTPEAMATRLAVS; encoded by the coding sequence GTGACGACCGCGATCGTCCATGTCATCGAAGGCAATCCCCAACTGCGATCGCTCCTGCGCTGGCACCTGAGCCAATTAGGGTTGGAAGTGGGGCTAGCGGCAGGGTTGAGTGAAGCGCGGCAACTGCTGCGATCGCAATGTCCTAGCTTGATTGTCTTGGCGATCGACCTACCCGATGGTAGCGGTCTAGAATACTGTCGCTGGCTGCAAGCTCAGGACTTGGCGGCATTGATTTTAATGATTTCGGCGCGATCGAGCGAAGCCGATGTAGTGGCTGGGCTGCAAGCGGGCGCTGATGACTACCTGAAAAAGCCCTTTGGCCTGCAAGAGTTTCTGGCTCGGGTTCAAGCCCTATTGCGTCGTCAGCGACCCCAACCGCTGAGCCGCCTTGAATTTGGAGATTTGGTCGTTGACCTCGTGCAGCGGCGAGTGGAACATCACGGCCGCGCGATCGATTTGACGCCCCAGGAGTTCAGCTTGCTTTACGTTTTGGTGCAAGCCCAAGGACAACCCTTGAGTCGCTCCGATCTGTTGCAGCGGGCTTGGCCGAATGCGATCGATAACCCGCGCACCGTGGATACGCACATCCTGTCGCTGCGCAAGAAGCTGGAACAGAACCCGCAGGCGCCACAACTTTTGCAAACCGTGCGCAACGTCGGCTATCGCTTTACGCCCGAGGCAATGGCCACCCGTTTGGCGGTCTCTTAG
- a CDS encoding DUF6761 family protein — MLQDTDTVRHYQRLTDAMVQLWERGYRPDDIRLYIEGYLAALRQNGSIEAFWLHRLEEQVIRFLYDPSNFEVYPYPQAQRDRY; from the coding sequence ATGTTGCAGGATACAGATACCGTTCGCCACTATCAGCGGCTGACCGACGCCATGGTGCAATTGTGGGAGCGTGGTTATCGGCCTGATGACATTCGCCTCTACATCGAAGGCTACTTGGCCGCCCTGCGCCAAAACGGCAGCATTGAAGCCTTTTGGCTGCACCGCCTCGAAGAGCAGGTGATTCGTTTCCTTTACGATCCCTCCAACTTTGAGGTCTATCCCTACCCGCAAGCCCAACGCGATCGCTACTAA